One window from the genome of Commensalibacter oyaizuii encodes:
- a CDS encoding OmpA family protein, whose product MNLRFRLFATSLLSLSAALCGTSFLSTTAKAQPVQGLYVTGSGGASFNQDQVVRLNPIMPGGRDKYSTGATAVTSLGYGLGNGFRIEVEGNYRNNPLKYQNLGTYKARGEGRQQTYGVMVNALFDMDIGNPYIFPYFGAGIGYGWSTMNGVKLHTSDNRLTEHLGGTFGNFSYQAIGGLSFPTPWVVGLSFITEYRFWTMLAPQSHTADVWGTQGGYNTTHSYSYNRGNRDTTTYFNHSIMLGLRYEFNPAPPPSTTIDKAPTVPESRKSRTYLVFFAWDSYDLNDRSRSIVKEAAQAYNSVRTTRIEADGYTDTSSAPNERGKRYNIALSLKRAKMIKAELIKNGVPATDIDIHGYGSDNPLVKTGPNVREPQNRRVEIILH is encoded by the coding sequence ATGAATTTACGGTTTCGTCTCTTTGCAACATCATTATTAAGCCTTTCAGCAGCTCTTTGTGGAACATCATTTTTATCAACAACCGCAAAAGCCCAACCCGTGCAAGGCTTATATGTGACAGGATCTGGCGGAGCCAGCTTTAATCAAGATCAAGTTGTTCGTCTTAATCCCATTATGCCCGGTGGCCGCGATAAATATAGTACAGGTGCAACAGCTGTTACCAGTTTGGGATATGGCCTGGGGAATGGATTTCGCATTGAAGTTGAAGGTAATTATCGAAACAATCCTTTAAAATACCAAAATCTTGGTACCTATAAAGCAAGAGGTGAAGGTCGTCAGCAAACCTACGGTGTTATGGTTAATGCTCTTTTTGATATGGATATTGGAAACCCGTATATATTCCCCTATTTTGGTGCGGGTATAGGATATGGTTGGTCAACAATGAACGGGGTAAAATTACATACTTCTGATAACCGTTTGACCGAACATTTGGGGGGAACATTTGGGAACTTCTCTTATCAAGCTATTGGTGGGTTATCATTTCCAACGCCTTGGGTTGTTGGATTATCTTTTATTACAGAATATCGTTTTTGGACCATGCTGGCCCCTCAAAGCCATACAGCAGATGTATGGGGAACCCAAGGCGGATATAATACCACCCATAGCTATAGCTATAATCGCGGAAACAGAGATACAACAACTTATTTTAATCACTCTATTATGTTGGGATTAAGATATGAATTCAACCCTGCCCCTCCTCCTTCGACCACTATTGATAAAGCACCAACGGTGCCAGAGTCTAGAAAGTCACGAACCTATCTCGTGTTCTTTGCTTGGGACAGTTATGATCTTAATGACCGCAGCAGATCAATCGTAAAAGAAGCAGCACAAGCATATAACAGTGTCAGAACTACACGCATAGAAGCTGATGGATATACTGATACGTCATCTGCCCCCAATGAACGAGGAAAACGATATAATATCGCACTTTCATTAAAAAGAGCAAAAATGATCAAAGCAGAGTTAATTAAAAATGGTGTTCCTGCCACAGATATCGATATTCATGGTTATGGTTCAGATAATCCTTTGGTTAAAACGGGACCAAATGTTCGTGAACCTCAAAATCGTCGTGTTGAAATTATTTTACATTAA
- the cysK gene encoding cysteine synthase A, whose amino-acid sequence MTNSKKSDSFLDKGFSFAQPRGRIYDSLLETVGGTPLVRPSNLLKTDQIPADILLKLEFFNPLASVKDRLATGMVLQAEAEGLISPHKSVLVEPTSGNTGIGLAFVAAARGYRLIVTMPEKASIERRKMMRFLDAQVELTPGHLGMAGAIARAEEIVAKTPNAWMPSQFENEVNPVVHEASTAQEIWQDTAGKVDIVVAGIGTGGTVTGIAKGLKKYNPNIEIYGVEPAESAVLNGEEPGPHGIQGIGAGFKPKILDAELLKQVLMVSESDALAASRRVARLDGIPVGISSGAALHASLLLAAKPENKGKMVVAIAPSFAERYLSTPLFNGLS is encoded by the coding sequence ATGACAAATTCAAAAAAATCAGACTCTTTTCTTGATAAAGGTTTTTCTTTTGCGCAACCCAGAGGACGTATTTATGACTCTTTGCTGGAAACAGTTGGGGGAACACCTTTGGTGCGGCCATCTAATCTGTTAAAAACGGATCAGATTCCTGCTGATATTTTGTTAAAGCTTGAATTTTTTAATCCGCTAGCTTCTGTAAAAGATAGGCTAGCTACAGGAATGGTTTTACAAGCCGAGGCAGAAGGACTTATCAGCCCCCACAAAAGCGTTCTTGTTGAGCCAACATCTGGTAATACAGGCATTGGTTTGGCTTTTGTTGCTGCGGCAAGGGGATATCGCTTAATTGTTACAATGCCAGAGAAAGCATCCATTGAGAGACGTAAAATGATGCGTTTTTTAGATGCTCAGGTTGAATTAACCCCAGGGCATCTGGGAATGGCAGGGGCGATTGCACGCGCTGAAGAGATTGTTGCGAAAACGCCCAACGCTTGGATGCCTAGTCAATTTGAAAACGAGGTTAATCCCGTTGTTCATGAGGCATCAACAGCCCAGGAAATTTGGCAGGATACTGCTGGCAAGGTCGATATTGTTGTCGCTGGGATTGGTACTGGCGGTACAGTTACAGGAATTGCCAAGGGATTAAAAAAGTATAATCCCAATATTGAAATTTATGGCGTTGAGCCCGCAGAAAGCGCTGTTTTAAATGGTGAAGAACCTGGTCCCCATGGTATTCAAGGGATTGGTGCAGGGTTTAAACCAAAAATCTTAGATGCAGAGCTTTTAAAACAAGTTCTAATGGTTTCCGAAAGTGATGCCTTGGCTGCTTCTCGCAGGGTGGCGCGTCTGGACGGTATCCCTGTTGGTATTTCATCTGGGGCGGCGTTACATGCAAGCTTGCTGCTTGCTGCAAAACCAGAAAATAAAGGTAAAATGGTTGTTGCAATCGCACCGTCTTTTGCAGAGAGATATTTGTCAACACCATTGTTTAATGGATTAAGTTAA
- a CDS encoding RrF2 family transcriptional regulator, which produces MLLRQDRAVIAILIVTDIAFYSSRNNTVSAADISTRTDLPKRSIEPILQLLSKASILESTRGPHGGYHLARPKRLITLAHVIQAISVQEKEKYTDITFSLYTQIVKPFWDEIDQKALKEASKITLQDLVKKAEQKGMKRPRPTPIYFTI; this is translated from the coding sequence ATGCTTTTAAGACAAGATCGTGCTGTAATTGCTATTCTTATTGTTACTGATATTGCTTTTTATTCAAGTCGCAATAATACAGTTAGTGCAGCAGATATTTCAACCCGCACTGATTTACCAAAAAGAAGCATTGAACCAATATTACAATTATTATCTAAAGCCTCTATCTTAGAAAGTACCCGTGGCCCCCATGGTGGCTATCATCTGGCCAGACCAAAAAGATTAATTACTTTAGCACATGTTATTCAAGCTATTTCTGTTCAGGAAAAAGAAAAATACACAGATATTACCTTCTCCTTATATACACAAATTGTTAAGCCATTTTGGGATGAAATAGATCAAAAAGCACTAAAAGAGGCATCCAAAATCACATTACAGGATTTGGTAAAAAAAGCCGAACAAAAAGGGATGAAACGCCCGCGTCCCACCCCTATTTATTTCACAATTTAA
- the parE gene encoding DNA topoisomerase IV subunit B codes for MSDLFSSKNTSNPSDTRKKDKSSSQASLTNSYDAKDIEVLEGLEPVRRRPGMYIGGTDEGAYHHMASEILDNSMDEAVGGFANLIDVRLDIGNKLTIRDNGRGIPVDPHPKFKNKSALEVILTTLHAGGKFSNKVYNTAGGLHGVGSSVVNALSSWMEVEIARDRVLWKQTYERGQPVTPLIKVGTVQNRRGTQISFIPDTEIFGTIHFSAKQLFKLCRAKAFLFKGVTIHWSCNDQLIKSSDIPSDATLHFPNGLEDSLKEEIDPTALICPIWSGDVALPTDINGSSTGRIEWAIAWLAKGESSVSSFCNTIPTPLGGTHEQGFRNALLKGIRAWGDQRSNKRASIITADDVLSSLSAKLSVFIRDPEFQGQTKEKLSSKETVKLVETALRDRLDHWLAADPSQADILFSTILEKAEDRLRRKENKDVPRKSATKRLRLPGKLTDCTRENSEYTEIFIVEGDSAGGSAKQARNRETQAILPLRGKILNVASASNQKLNNNQELKDLIEALGCGIGSYFDLKKLRYGRIIIMTDADVDGAHIASLLMTFFYQELPELIHQGRLYLAQPPLYRLTQGEKSIYAMDDKDKDKKLTKMNQNRGKVEVSRFKGLGEMPPKDLKQTTMDPKHRTLLKVVIPSEQTELTEERVSNLMGRKSEMRFQFIQEHAGSVDMLDI; via the coding sequence ATGAGCGATTTATTTTCTTCAAAAAACACATCTAATCCTTCTGATACAAGAAAAAAAGACAAATCTAGTTCGCAAGCATCTCTTACTAACAGTTATGATGCTAAAGATATCGAAGTTCTTGAAGGGTTAGAGCCTGTTCGAAGACGTCCAGGTATGTATATTGGTGGCACCGATGAGGGTGCATACCACCATATGGCATCGGAAATCTTAGACAATTCAATGGATGAAGCGGTTGGGGGGTTTGCCAATCTTATTGATGTACGATTGGACATAGGCAATAAATTAACAATTCGTGATAATGGCCGCGGTATTCCTGTTGATCCCCACCCTAAATTTAAAAATAAATCTGCTTTAGAAGTAATTTTAACCACTTTACATGCTGGTGGAAAATTCTCAAATAAAGTTTATAATACAGCGGGCGGATTACACGGTGTTGGATCTTCTGTGGTCAATGCACTTTCTTCTTGGATGGAGGTTGAAATTGCTCGTGATCGTGTTTTATGGAAGCAGACCTACGAACGAGGACAACCTGTTACACCATTAATTAAGGTAGGAACGGTCCAAAATCGTCGAGGCACGCAGATCAGCTTTATTCCTGATACTGAAATATTTGGCACAATTCACTTTTCTGCTAAACAACTCTTTAAACTCTGCCGTGCGAAGGCTTTTCTGTTTAAAGGAGTTACAATTCACTGGTCTTGTAATGACCAACTGATCAAAAGCTCAGATATCCCATCAGACGCAACATTGCATTTTCCAAATGGATTAGAAGACAGCCTGAAAGAAGAAATTGATCCCACCGCCCTGATCTGTCCAATTTGGTCTGGTGACGTTGCCCTACCTACTGATATCAATGGCTCCAGTACAGGTCGAATCGAATGGGCTATTGCTTGGCTAGCCAAAGGTGAATCTTCTGTAAGTTCTTTTTGTAATACCATCCCCACCCCATTGGGGGGTACACATGAACAAGGATTCCGTAATGCCTTACTTAAAGGGATACGGGCCTGGGGGGATCAACGCTCTAATAAGAGAGCATCTATTATCACAGCTGATGATGTCCTGAGCTCTTTATCTGCTAAGTTATCTGTTTTTATTCGAGACCCAGAATTCCAAGGGCAAACAAAAGAAAAGCTCAGTTCTAAAGAAACTGTAAAATTGGTTGAGACGGCACTGCGAGACAGACTGGACCACTGGCTAGCTGCGGATCCTAGCCAAGCAGATATTTTGTTTTCAACAATATTAGAAAAAGCAGAGGATCGGCTAAGACGCAAGGAAAATAAAGATGTTCCCAGAAAAAGTGCAACTAAGCGCCTACGATTGCCTGGGAAACTGACAGATTGTACTAGAGAGAATTCAGAATATACGGAAATCTTTATTGTTGAGGGTGATTCCGCTGGTGGTTCCGCCAAACAGGCACGTAACCGTGAAACGCAAGCTATTTTGCCTTTGCGTGGAAAGATTCTGAACGTTGCCAGCGCATCTAATCAAAAATTGAATAATAATCAAGAACTTAAGGATTTAATAGAGGCCCTTGGTTGTGGGATAGGATCTTATTTTGATCTCAAAAAATTACGTTATGGACGCATAATCATTATGACGGATGCGGACGTGGATGGTGCTCATATCGCATCTTTGCTTATGACATTTTTTTATCAAGAATTGCCTGAACTTATTCATCAAGGCCGATTATACCTTGCCCAACCCCCTTTATATCGTTTAACCCAAGGGGAAAAAAGCATTTATGCCATGGATGACAAGGATAAAGACAAAAAGCTTACTAAAATGAACCAAAACCGTGGCAAAGTCGAAGTATCCCGTTTTAAAGGGTTGGGAGAAATGCCACCCAAAGATCTAAAACAAACAACAATGGATCCAAAA